DNA sequence from the Phycisphaerae bacterium genome:
TCTCAAGCGGACGATCCAGGAAAGCTACATCGCCAAGGAAAAACAAATTACCAAGGAAAAGCAGCGCGATGCCGCGACGGCCAAGGCACAGCTCGAAGAGTATAAGAAGAAAGTGGATATTGCGCGGGAAATGATCCGCGCCGAAACGCGCATCGCCGTCGCCGGGGTGCAGGCCGAGGGCGAAAAGATGGCCGCGGAGATCGACGCCCAGGCCGGCCTGGAAGTCGCCACCATTCAACAACAGGTGGCCATGCTCGATGCGAGGCGGACCGAAATCCTCGGTCAGGCCAGGGCCGATGTGGAGAAGATGAAGAAGGCCGCCGAGGCCGAGGGCTTCCGGCTGCTCGTCGGCGCCTTCGGCAGCCCCAGGGCCTACAACCTTTATACCTTTGCGGAGAGCTTTCAGCCGGATTCGATCAAGCTGATCGTCGCCGGCCAGGGCACCTTATGGACGGATCTCTCCCGGTTCGAGGAAGCCGGCGCGGCGAAACTCCTTCAGAGCACGACCCAGCCGGCAGACCGGCAAAGAAAGTAGCAACGGCGGCCGATGTTCCGGCAGGTTCTACAGGGTCAACGTTCGATGGCCCGAAATCTTGCCGGTGCTTCACGGCGCATCGCGGAGGCGATGGTCCTGACGGATCGGCGGCGCTCAGGCCGCATTCCCCGCCAACTGCCCCGGCCGCAGGACCATGATCCGATCTTTCCCGCCCGCCTTCGCCAGGTACAGCGCCTCGTCCGACAGGTTAAGCAACTCTTTGGCCGAGCCCGGCTGGTCCTGCTCGCGGCTGGCCAGACCGATCGACAGCGACACGATGCTCGCCTCCGGCAGCGACCGCGCGATCTCCGCTCGAAACCGCGTTAAGAGCCTTTCCGCCGAGACCCGCGCGTCGTTCGGCGACGTCTGCGGCAACAGTACGGCGAACTCGTCCCCGCCGTAGCGCACCGCCACGTCCGATTCGCGGATCGATCCCGTGATCACCCGCGCCGTCAATTCCAGAAGTTGGTCGCCCATCTGATGGCCCAGCGTGTCATTGACCCGCTTGAAGTTGTCCAGGTCCATCATCATGCACGTCAATTCCTTGCCGTACCGCTCCGCCTCCGCGAACAGTTGCGACAAGATCTCGTTGAAATGCCGCCGGTTGTACAGACCGGTCAGCGAGTCGCGCGATGCCATCTCCCGAAGCTGCCGGTTGACCTTCTCCAGGTCGTTCGTCCGCTGCCGCACGCGCTGCTCCAATTCCGCGCTCTGTTGAGTGAGCTGATGGTGGGATGCGGACAGCGTATCCGCCATCGCGTTGAACGACCGGCTCAGTTCGCCGATTTCATCGCGCCGTGCGCCCGCCACGCGCGTTTCCAATTTTCCCATCGCCAGTCCCGCCGCCGCCTCGGAGAGTTGGTTGATCGGCTTGACGAGATATCGCACGATCTCGTAGCCCAGCGGCACCATGAGCAGCGCGATCCCCACCGCCAGTCCGATGATGTGTCGGGACATGGCATCCAGCGCCTGTCCTGGCACCCGCAGGCTCAACCCCAGCCGCACGTAACCCGTCGTCGGCCTGTGCCCTGCCGCGCCGCCCATCGGCGATCCGTCGAAATACGCCGGTACCGGATAGACCACGTCGATCCACTCCTGACCCGCGCCGTCCGTCATCACCCGCCCCTGGTCGATCGGCTCGACCGAAATATGGTCCTTGTCCCGCAGAATGATCTGATTGACCGTGCCGGGGCAACGCTGCTGGCTCGCCAGAATTCGCCCCCCCATGTCCGTGAAAACGACGTAGCACAGGTCGGTGTCCGGCACCGCGTCCTCGACGATCGCCAACAACCGCTGCCGATCCTCAAGGGGAACGGCCCGCGCCCCACCGACCGCCAGCGTCCGGGCGAGCGCGCTCGCGTGCATTTTGCATTGACGCAGCGTCGTTTGCTGGGAGAGCCGCAGATACGTCGCGCCCGTCAGACCGGTCGCCGCCAGGACCACGCCCGTGAGCAGCACCGTCGTTCGGAACTGGAGTCCGAACAACCCGCGATAGAAATGTTGACGCATCGATCCCAAGTCGACGTTCCCCCGCCTGCGAATTCGCAGAAAGATGGCGCGTGAGCGGCCCTCGCAACCTCCATCTGCTTCGGACCCGTTCGGCCGCCCGGCCTCGCGCGGCACATATCGGCGAGTCGCACAAGGCGGCCCCGCCGGTCGAATCGCCGCGGCGACCTGATACTACTTATTGTGCAATATCGAGCCGTACAGGGGCAAACTTGACGCACCATCGCCACGAATACCGGCACCACGCCACGATGGGAGTTGGGCGCCACGCCCCAGAAAGGCGACTCACCCTCGCCGCCATGCTCGCTGCGTCGCGCCGATAATCTTCTCGTGTCCGAACGCACCGTCCGGATTGGTATTTGCAGGGATAAATCCTAACAGGGAGTGGAAAAACCCGGAGCGGACAACACCGCACGAAGCCACTGATTCTCGGCCGGAGTCCCGCTCTCTCCTCGCCGGCCCCCGGCTGTGCAACTCCCGGTAGCCCGCGTTATAATCCGTCGGCCGGATTTTCGGCCCAATGGTGAGTGTAGCTCAGTTGGACAGAGCACTAGGTTGTGGTCCTAGGGGTCGCGGGTTCGAGCCCCGTCACTCACCCGTTTCTAAATCCTGCCGAACGCTAGACTAGCGTACCTTCCGGCGTGCGAAAGTGCGGCTCGTGAGCAGCGGATAAAACCGTAAACACGGTTTTGATCGGCGCTCGAAGGAGTACCGCACATGTCCCGCGTCGCAAACACCGAGACACTGTACGCGCAGCCGGTGGATGGCGGCGGAACGGGACCTCCGGAAGTACGGCGACGTCATCCTGACGCCGGACTAGAAGTTCCCGGTACACCGTCCTTACTTGGCCATCGCTGACAAGGCGATGGAGCAAAGGGTCAAGATTCTCATTGAATTCGGGACGACGCCGTCGAGCCGGTCGCGTGTGTATATCGTCCCGCACACCGGGCCGAGTGAACTCGACCGCTTTGTCGCGAGCAGAGGTCGCCCCGGTAACGGTAACGACGCCAATTCCAAGGCGCGGTTTTTCGAGCGGCGGCCGGACCACTACATGTCGGCGCTCGATCGCTACCGGCGGGAACGTGAACTAACCCCCGCCGAAGAGTTGCTGGAACGCTCCCGCCGATCGCGTGACAGGCAGCCGCCCATTGACGTCGCCGACACTTCGCAAGACGGCGATGAGGGCGACGAAGCCGACAACGAGTCCGCTGAAGGTTGACCTGGCCTGATGGATCTCGGGTGTGCATTCATCTTATTCCACATACCGATGTCTTTAGGCTAGAATGAACCGCCTGTCGTCGTCGGCCAAGCTCCCAGACATTGAGGGATGACTGCGCAAATTGAACTTGTTAAATTGTGCTAGGGGTTACCTCAACCATGACGGACTCTCGCGACACAGTTCAGGCGATGGCCGGCAACCGCATCGCCACGGTATTGCAAGATAACGACGAAATTGCCGCATTGCGCGCGATCGTGGAAGGCACGGCGACGAACGTCGGGCAGGAGTTCTTCCAATCACTTGTGCGGCATTTGGCCTCTGCAACCGGGACGAAGTATGCTTTTGTTGCTGAATTCCTGGAGGGTACGCGCGCCCGAACGATAGCATTCTGGTTTCGGGACGGGATCAGCGACGCCGTTGAATGGGACCTGCGCGGGACGCCTTGCGAAGATGTGTTGGCCGGCAATCTCTGTCACCACCCGCACGGCGTGAGCCAGAAATTTCCCCAGGACAAGCCGCTGGTCGAGTGGAAGATCGAAAGCTA
Encoded proteins:
- a CDS encoding diguanylate cyclase: MRQHFYRGLFGLQFRTTVLLTGVVLAATGLTGATYLRLSQQTTLRQCKMHASALARTLAVGGARAVPLEDRQRLLAIVEDAVPDTDLCYVVFTDMGGRILASQQRCPGTVNQIILRDKDHISVEPIDQGRVMTDGAGQEWIDVVYPVPAYFDGSPMGGAAGHRPTTGYVRLGLSLRVPGQALDAMSRHIIGLAVGIALLMVPLGYEIVRYLVKPINQLSEAAAGLAMGKLETRVAGARRDEIGELSRSFNAMADTLSASHHQLTQQSAELEQRVRQRTNDLEKVNRQLREMASRDSLTGLYNRRHFNEILSQLFAEAERYGKELTCMMMDLDNFKRVNDTLGHQMGDQLLELTARVITGSIRESDVAVRYGGDEFAVLLPQTSPNDARVSAERLLTRFRAEIARSLPEASIVSLSIGLASREQDQPGSAKELLNLSDEALYLAKAGGKDRIMVLRPGQLAGNAA